The following are from one region of the Coffea eugenioides isolate CCC68of chromosome 2, Ceug_1.0, whole genome shotgun sequence genome:
- the LOC113762095 gene encoding MADS-box protein AGL42-like isoform X1: MLVGDLGSHTTCRKMVRGKIQMRRIENATSRQVTFSKRRNGLLKKAYELSVLCDAEVALIIFSQKGKLYEFSSSNMQKTIDKYRGCVKEDQRSDQDIEKYVQELKLEAINMANTIEFLEASQRKLLGQDLGSSSLEELQQIDSQLERSLTNVRGRKTQLFKEEIERLRAKEMLLLEENARLSQKCGLESWHAPAKRKEIGSCSQSTQSSEVETGLFIGLPETRVLEYRRF; the protein is encoded by the exons ATGCTTGTGGGAGATTTGGGCTCTCATACAACTTGCAg AAAAATGGTGAGAGGGAAGATTCAGATGAGAAGGATTGAGAATGCAACGAGCAGGCAGGTGACCTTCTCAAAGAGGAGAAATGGGCTTCTGAAGAAGGCGTACGAGCTATCAGTTCTGTGCGATGCTGAAGTTGCTTTGATAATTTTCTCACAAAAAGGGAAGCTCTATGAGTTCTCAAGCTCCAA CATGCAAAAGACAATCGATAAATATCGTGGCTGTGTGAAGGAAGATCAAAGAAGCGACCAAGACATTGAGAAATATGTACAG GAGCTGAAGCTGGAAGCTATAAACATGGCAAATACGATAGAATTCCTTGAAGCTTCTCAACG GAAGCTTTTGGGGCAAGATCTGGGATCAAGTTCACTAGAGGAACTTCAACAGATTGACAGCCAGCTCGAGAGAAGTCTAACGAACGTCCGGGGAAGGAAG ACTCAGCTATTCAAGGAAGAAATAGAGCGGCTAAGAGCAAAG GAGATGCTTTTGTTGGAAGAGAATGCAAGGTTATCTCAAAAG TGTGGACTCGAGTCGTGGCATGCACCAGCAAAGCGGAAAGAAATTGGAAGTTGCAGCCAAAGTACTCAAAGCTCAGAGGTGGAGACTGGGTTGTTTATCGGCCTTCCTGAAACTCGAGTCTTAGAGTATCGACgcttttga
- the LOC113762095 gene encoding MADS-box protein AGL42-like isoform X2, translating into MVRGKIQMRRIENATSRQVTFSKRRNGLLKKAYELSVLCDAEVALIIFSQKGKLYEFSSSNMQKTIDKYRGCVKEDQRSDQDIEKYVQELKLEAINMANTIEFLEASQRKLLGQDLGSSSLEELQQIDSQLERSLTNVRGRKTQLFKEEIERLRAKEMLLLEENARLSQKCGLESWHAPAKRKEIGSCSQSTQSSEVETGLFIGLPETRVLEYRRF; encoded by the exons ATGGTGAGAGGGAAGATTCAGATGAGAAGGATTGAGAATGCAACGAGCAGGCAGGTGACCTTCTCAAAGAGGAGAAATGGGCTTCTGAAGAAGGCGTACGAGCTATCAGTTCTGTGCGATGCTGAAGTTGCTTTGATAATTTTCTCACAAAAAGGGAAGCTCTATGAGTTCTCAAGCTCCAA CATGCAAAAGACAATCGATAAATATCGTGGCTGTGTGAAGGAAGATCAAAGAAGCGACCAAGACATTGAGAAATATGTACAG GAGCTGAAGCTGGAAGCTATAAACATGGCAAATACGATAGAATTCCTTGAAGCTTCTCAACG GAAGCTTTTGGGGCAAGATCTGGGATCAAGTTCACTAGAGGAACTTCAACAGATTGACAGCCAGCTCGAGAGAAGTCTAACGAACGTCCGGGGAAGGAAG ACTCAGCTATTCAAGGAAGAAATAGAGCGGCTAAGAGCAAAG GAGATGCTTTTGTTGGAAGAGAATGCAAGGTTATCTCAAAAG TGTGGACTCGAGTCGTGGCATGCACCAGCAAAGCGGAAAGAAATTGGAAGTTGCAGCCAAAGTACTCAAAGCTCAGAGGTGGAGACTGGGTTGTTTATCGGCCTTCCTGAAACTCGAGTCTTAGAGTATCGACgcttttga